In Corylus avellana chromosome ca2, CavTom2PMs-1.0, the following proteins share a genomic window:
- the LOC132171411 gene encoding probable glutathione S-transferase has translation MADEVVLLDFWPSVFGMRVRIALAEKGIEYEYKDDDLRNKSELLLKMNPVHKQIPVLIHNGKPVCESLIIVQYIDEVWNDKSPLLPSDPYQRAHARFWADFVDQKVYAVGKNLFSTKGEEQEAAKKDFLEIYKTLEGELGEKPYFGGETFGLVDIALITFYSWFYVYETLGKLSMEAECPKIIEWTKRCLLKESVTKSLPDQKKVYKLVVEWFGLE, from the exons ATGGCGGACGAGGTGGTTCTGCTGGATTTCTGGCCCAGCGTGTTTGGGATGAGGGTCAGGATCGCTCTGGCTGAGAAGGGGATCGAATACGAGTACAAGGACGACGACTTGAGGAACAAGAGCGAGCTGCTTCTCAAGATGAACCCGGTTCACAAGCAGATCCCGGTTCTCATCCACAACGGTAAACCGGTCTGTGAATCCCTCATCATTGTTCAGTACATAGACGAGGTCTGGAACGACAAGTCTCCGTTGCTTCCTTCTGATCCTTACCAGAGGGCTCACGCCAGGTTCTGGGCTGATTTCGTTGATCAAAAG GTGTATGCAGTTGGAAAGAATTTATTTTCCACTAAAGGAGAAGAGCAGGAGGCAGCAAAGAAGGATTTCTTGGAAATATATAAGACATTGGAGGGAGAGCTTGGTGAGAAGCCTTACTTTGGGGGTGAAACATTTGGGTTGGTCGACATTGCTCTCATCACATTCTACAGCTGGTTTTATGTGTATGAGACATTGGGGAAATTGAGCATGGAGGCAGAGTGTCCCAAGATCATTGAATGGACCAAGAGGTGCCTGCTGAAGGAGAGTGTCACCAAGTCTCTTCCTGACCAGAAGAAGGTTTACAAGCTTGTCGTGGAGTGGTTTGGACTAGAGTAA
- the LOC132171410 gene encoding probable glutathione S-transferase, translated as MADEIVLLDFWSSMFGMRVRIALAEKGIKYQHKEEDLRNKSELLLKMNPVHKKIPVLIHNGKPVCESLIIVQYIDEVWNDKSPLLPSDPCQRAHARFWADFVDKKVYDASRRVWTRKGEEQEAAKKDFFESFKTLEGELGKKPYFGGETFGFVDISLITFYSWFYVYETFGKFSMEAECPKIIEWVKRCLQKESVAKSLPDQKKVYESVLEWLGRE; from the exons ATGGCGGACGAGATTGTTCTGCTGGATTTCTGGTCCAGCATGTTTGGGATGAGGGTGAGGATCGCGCTGGCTGAGAAGGGGATCAAGTACCAGCACAAAGAGGAGGACCTGAGGAACAAGAGCGAGCTGCTTCTCAAGATGAACCCGGTTCACAAGAAGATCCCGGTTCTCATCCACAACGGTAAACCGGTATGTGAATCCCTTATCATCGTTCAGTACATAGACGAGGTCTGGAACGACAAGTCTCCGTTGCTGCCATCTGATCCTTGCCAGAGAGCTCACGCCAGATTCTGGGCTGATTTTGTTGATAAGAAG GTGTACGATGCTTCGAGGAGGGTATGGAcgagaaaaggagaagagcagGAGGCAGCAAAGAAGGATTTCTTTGAAAGCTTTAAGACATTGGAAGGAGAGCTTGGCAAGAAGCCCTACTTCGGGGGTGAAACATTTGGGTTTGTCGACATTTCTCTCATCACATTCTACAGCTGGTTCTATGTGTATGAGACTTTTGGGAAATTCAGTATGGAGGCAGAGTGCCCCAAGATTATTGAATGGGTTAAAAGGTGCCTGCAGAAAGAGAGTGTCGCCAAATCTCTTCCTGACCAGAAGAAGGTATATGAGAGTGTCTTGGAGTGGCTTGGACGAGAGTAA